One region of Chryseobacterium muglaense genomic DNA includes:
- a CDS encoding IS630 family transposase, translating into MRKRPKGKCNEELYVSKKLDLQELETLESMGLIDLFYGDESHVSSEGYVPYGWQFPDEEVAVYVEKGYKTNIFAMINRSNVCHWKTTEQNINSEFVINFLEDLSFKIQKKTVVALDNASVHRSKLLKQNIENWEQRGLFIFYLPPYSPHLNIAETLWRKLKTEWLYHEDYLEKDTLFYSVNRCMANVGKHLNIRFSQFNAK; encoded by the coding sequence ATAAGAAAACGTCCTAAAGGTAAATGCAATGAAGAGTTGTATGTCTCCAAAAAGTTAGATTTACAAGAACTAGAAACTCTGGAAAGTATGGGGTTGATTGATTTGTTTTATGGAGATGAGAGCCATGTAAGTAGCGAAGGCTATGTTCCTTATGGATGGCAATTCCCTGATGAAGAAGTAGCTGTTTATGTAGAAAAAGGCTACAAAACAAATATTTTTGCAATGATTAACCGCTCCAACGTATGCCATTGGAAAACCACCGAGCAAAACATTAACAGTGAATTTGTGATAAATTTTTTAGAGGATTTATCTTTTAAAATACAGAAAAAAACGGTAGTTGCTTTAGATAATGCATCTGTTCACCGGTCAAAACTATTAAAGCAGAATATAGAAAATTGGGAACAAAGAGGATTATTTATCTTCTATCTGCCACCCTATTCTCCACATCTGAACATTGCGGAAACCTTATGGCGAAAATTGAAAACAGAGTGGCTATATCATGAAGATTATCTTGAAAAAGATACTTTATTCTACTCCGTAAACAGATGTATGGCAAATGTAGGAAAACATCTAAACATCCGTTTCTCGCAATTTAATGCAAAATAA
- a CDS encoding helix-turn-helix domain-containing protein, whose translation MGRVNTPHLSTVSREELEILQIKSANASLRKRCQLILLKADGRSSKDVGSILRMSHVSVNSWVKRYKEEGILGLSIKPGRGKKGLLNLEEDKDSILESIKKHRQKVSSAKAEWELVSGKKVSEKTFKRFLKSLVEDING comes from the coding sequence ATGGGTCGAGTAAATACACCACATTTAAGTACGGTTTCAAGAGAAGAATTAGAAATATTGCAGATAAAGTCTGCTAATGCTAGCTTACGCAAACGCTGTCAACTGATTCTGTTAAAAGCGGATGGTCGTAGTTCAAAAGATGTAGGAAGTATTTTGAGAATGAGCCACGTGAGCGTTAACAGTTGGGTTAAACGATATAAAGAAGAAGGAATTTTGGGTTTGTCTATTAAACCTGGAAGAGGGAAAAAAGGGTTATTGAATTTAGAAGAAGATAAGGATTCGATTTTGGAATCTATAAAAAAGCATCGTCAGAAAGTATCCTCAGCCAAAGCAGAATGGGAGTTGGTGAGTGGGAAAAAAGTGAGCGAAAAAACCTTTAAACGGTTTTTAAAAAGCTTGGTGGAAGATATAAACGGATAA